One Peromyscus leucopus breed LL Stock chromosome 2, UCI_PerLeu_2.1, whole genome shotgun sequence DNA window includes the following coding sequences:
- the Slc66a1 gene encoding lysosomal amino acid transporter 1 homolog, giving the protein MVWRTLGASNFSLCPNGSIQWIWDVFGECAQDGWDEASVGLGLVSILCFAASTFPQYIKACKTGNMDQALSFWFLLGWIGGDSCNLIGSFLADQLPLQTYTAVYYVLADLVMLTLYFHYKFKNRPSPLSTPINSVLLFILGTVCITPLLSIADPVALPREGFRGRMLLSVEPGNKPFTKKEVIGFVIGSISSVLYLLSRLPQIRTNFLRQSTQGISYSLFALVMLGNTLYGLSVLLKNPEAGQSEGSYLLHHLPWLVGSLGVLLLDTVISVQFLVYRSHTTAAASEREPLLPS; this is encoded by the exons ATGGTCTGGAGGACGCTGGGCGCAAGCAACTTTTCCCTCTGCCCCAACGGCTCCATCCAGTGGATCTGGGATGTGTTTGGTGAATGTGCTCAGGATGGCTGGGATGAGGCCAGCGTGGGCCTGGGCTTGGTCTCTATTCTCTGCTTTGCTGCGTCTACCTTCCC ccAATACATCAAGGCCTGCAAGACAGGGAACATGGACCAGGCCCTGTCCTTTTGGTTCCTCCTGGGCTGGATCGGTGGAGATTCCTGCAACCTCATTGGCTCCTTCCTTGCAGACCAGCTACCCCTGCAG ACCTACACGGCTGTGTATTACGTCTTGGCTGACCTCGTGATGCTGACCCTGTACTTCCATTACAAGTTCAAGAACCGGCCTTCCCCAT TGTCTACCCCTATCAATTCTGTGCTCTTGTTCATCTTGGGGACGGTGTGTATCACACCACTGTTAAGCATCGCTGATCCTGTGGCTCTCCCCAGGGAAGGCTTCCGGGGACGGATGCTCTTGTCTGTGGAGCCTGGCAATAAG CCATTCACAAAGAAGGAGGTCATCGGCTTTGTCATTGGCTCCATCTCCAGCGTGCTGTACCTGCTGTCAAGGCTGCCTCAGATCCGCACCAAT TTCCTACGGCAGTCAACCCAAGGCATTTCCTACTCGCTGTTTGCGTTGGTGATGCTAGGGAACACGCTGTACGGGCTGAGCGTGCTGCTGAAGAACCCTGAGGCAGGCCAGAGCGAGGGCAGCTACCTGCTGCATCACCTGCCCTGGCTGGTGGGCAGCCTGGGTGTGCTGCTGCTTGACACCGTT ATCTCCGTCCAGTTCCTGGTGTACAGGAGCCACACCACTGCTGCTGCCTCAGAGCGAGagcccctcctcccaagctga